The genomic region caactttcagggttcagattgtcataatgcattgcatacgttgcgtacgtgggataagtgtgttttcGCCTTTATGCGTTGAACCTTTCAGTTCCATGTtccatataattaatattaaatgtgTTTGTACCATTGTCACTGGCATCACCTCACTAGTTTTGTCGAAAATAAAACGTttgaaaacattaaattttataatttacaatatacctaccactcggatatcgtcccatagaaaatttgaatttcgcgcctttttttactgacaagatttggttgaccagctttatgtAGTAGATAGTTAAGCAACCCACTACTTCAATAGTGAACCCTAACATCAACGGTGACATTACACAagcaaatatattaaataggttaCAACTAATTTGACTAATCCGGCATTCCTGCGTAACAGTCACGTTCtagtaataaaaatctaataaaactATGATTTACAATGACTTGTTATGTCAAGGTGGCGGATATGCTTATTAGTGATGAAATCCTTATCGCGTTGACGCATGTACAACAAAGTATCATCAATGTATAAAAGAGGTGCTGCGACACCTAAACATTCATTCCGGGCTTGCTCCTCTCTCAGTACACTTGTAGAACTTATTAATGTATAAAGTATAACTACTCCGACGTTTTACTCATCACCTATAATATAAACTCCTATCTGCGAGTCACCTCAGCGTGTCTCAAGCAGCTTCAAGCTCATCCGACAACTAAACTAGATTGCAGAACTTTCACCTTAGGATAGGTGGTAACGGTAAACAATAAGTTGAATCAGCATTTGatccatatacctacataaatgggCCAACTTAGTACATAATTTTGGCAAGCGAAACACGACACCACTAACTTAACATCGATATGAAATATGAAGGCGCCTATATATATTCTGGCAAATTCACTTTTTCTGTAGAAAAAGGCCCGATTTTAATTTGCTATGGGTTCGcgcctatttttttaaatttgctgccttttttcCACTAAAGCGCCCTCCACACTcctgcgcgaagccgcgaacgcgagcttggcatcgatttcgcagatctgtaAAATCGATTCCACACTCGCATtcacggcttcgcgccgcgattcgcggatgagtgtggagggggcttaacaaCTAACTGAAATAGCTTGCGAAACTTAAAGCCATAACAcattaccgcaccgcaccaagatcatGGTACGGTGCGGTATCTCTCTCTCGTTCTCACTTATAGGTTCGGCGCGCggtgaccttggtgcggtgcgatagtgtgttatgggTTTAAGTCACGCTGCGGTATTAAAGGGGATCTACCATGTCAGTATGTGCACTACTAAAAATTGCCGTCGCCCTTTGCTTTGCTCCTATTATAACATTCGTTTGCTGCCATTTTAATGATTGTGTATTATTCAAActacaaattacaaataatcAATCAAGTCCCGGTTGGGGTTACGTCTAGGGGTTCCCTTAATCATGGTGTGTTTGATGTAGACATATTCTTGTCTatggtaaaaaaaaatgaacacACTTCCTTTCCTCTATGCATCTTCACTTCCTCGAGTTCCTCGAATGTCGGGTATTTCGAAGAACGCTGACCAAGGACTTATTTTGTTTAGAGTTGAAATTTGAAACCGAACTCCGGACTTCACACGGCGGTCGAAGTGAATGCGTAGTTAGTTAACTCATTTCTCGAGATCCACGTGCTTCAAAATGTCGTACAACTCGAATAAAAACTATTATGGAAATAGTTCAAGGAATAACCATGGCGGATTTGAAAGAGACCATGAAGGTTACACACATGTTTATACGGATGGGGCGTGCTCATCCAACGGCCAGCAAGGAGCTCGAGCTGGTTATGGAGTCTACTGGGGAGACGACAGCCGTTACAACAGGAGCCAGCCAGTCTCCGGCAGGGCCACGAACAACACCGCAGAAATCCAAGCGGCTACAGAAGCCATGCGGACCGCACGCGAAAATGGAATTACCAAACTGGCCATAAACACTGACTCGAAGTTTCTCAAGGATTCGGCTACTAAATGGATGCCTGGTATGTTTGTTTCTTTACTACTATTGGTTTTTGGGGCTGCTGCGCGTTATGACTGCTACCATGACTCCATGAAACTCAAGGACTTATGACTCATGACTTACACGTTTATTGCATTAATAATAACCATAGGCAGTTGTGTATTACAGGCATCTACATTTTTGTTTTGTGGCATTGTGTAAGAATTTTAATCATGCTAATTACATTGGCAATTTTTTCCTAATCTTTCAGTTAAGCCAAAGTTGTCCCAATTTTTACTTTAAGTATTGTTAAAGCCTCTAACAAGGAATACCTTCAATGGACCtatatataatagtagtttatgcaacagtgatataataagggttcttaaaattcaagggtcgaagttacaaaacgagacgtagtcgagttttgtaaaaaaagacccgagaattttaagaaccaattatgagctgttgcatacattactttttctatgacagctgcagcaaaaaaaaaaaaaaaaagtcgagttttgtaaaaaaagacccgagaattttaagaaccaattatgagctgttgcatacattactttttctatgacagctgcagcaaaaaaaaaaaaaaaaaaaaaaaaaaaaaaaaaaaaaaaaaaaaaaaaaaaaaagagttattattaaaaacaaaagagttattattaaaaaaaaaagagttattattaaaaaaaagagttattattaaaaaaaaagagttattatttaaaaaaaaaaatgagttattatttaaaaaaaaaatgagttattattgtaaatgaaaacatacctctttcaatcaagatgatcggaacttgtatctttaaaaaaaataaagcagttgtattatactcataagatgactgctagcagtcatcttatgagcctatagacaaagcattcaaatgacattgctttagatatcactgtcagtcatttaattgacacatttaagtgctggagtagaaaaagtatattttttttttataaattgtctTAATAGGTTGGCAAGATAATGGATGGAAGACTGCATCTGGAGAGCCTGTGAAGAATCAAGCGGACTTCAAAGAGATGATTCGGGCCCAGGGAAATCTTGACGTTAAATGGAACTATGTCAAGGCTCATGACGGAAGTCATGGCAATGAGATGGCTGACAGGTTTGCTAAGGAGGGTGCTGCTAAGTATAAGTAACAATACTATCTTAGCTTTTATCTCTGTATAGAGACTAATTATTATATGTTGATTTAAGTGGAGATAGAGAGCCTAATTGTTTATGTAAGTGTTGATTTAAGTATATAGAACTTTTCTATAAAACTGTGGTCCTTGTACCACCAATATTGTtcgtttcacatttttttctttttattttatggttGGCACCATGAGCCTTTGTTTTTTTAGCCCAGTAGTTTTATATTACTTGTCTGCCCTGCCCAAATGTTTTGTCTCGGTTATTGAATTAATCATGTAGCTTAACAATACTTGATACCATTATAATCATTAACTGTTGTATTTAAAAGCTTATACAGACTCGCAGTTCAATCATTACGGGTATGCGGGTCTACGCAGAATGAGCTGTCTTCCAGAATTGCAGCTGCAGAATGTGGAGACTTGCCTAGCTCGAGGCGAACATATGTGCAGGCACGATGCCTCGGGAAAGGCATGTCTGTACAGACTGCTTGGTTTCACGGCAAAGTATTTGTGAGGTAGCTGGTTCTGTGTGAACCTACCTGCAGGACTCCCTCTATATATTTCAGACTTGTGGTTGGACTAATATGTACAGGCTCCTAGTGTCCATATAACTTTTGTCACATAGGTTTATTGTCAATATGAAAATTATACCATTTATAGATGGTAGTGACCAATGTTTAGGGCAGGCAGAGTTTTTCTGACTAGATTATTCATTTCATATCtcattaattatataattagtAAAACTAGTGATAGTTAAGTTTTGATTACTTTTCTTTTACATTATTatgattaaaatgtttaaaaacagTGGGTAGTTGTAAAATTCAGTCTAATATAAGTATTAGATGTTTTTTGTATGTACAACTGGTACCTTACCCctctattttttaataaataaataatgttataataCATTCACTTGTATCAATCatataatatgtacagtcagcagcaatagttgctaagcgggcgaggtattcaaaatgatcttgaggaGACTTTGttaaagagaataagagcgcgaaaagataattttgaacacctcgcccgcttagcaacttctgctgcagactgtaggtacatatagatGTTCTCTCTATAACCCTTTGTCCgctaaagacgtcaactgacgggcgcggctacagcccaatttCAACCTTCGGGcgttccgacaaggttcaccaTGACGCACCGCACGCACACGGTAGGCTTGGCGGTCAAAAAAACTCTAAAATCTAATAGTTATCACGCTCGACGAAGGGGAAacgttaattttttcattgtatgtatgtacctatataaaatcaaGCAAATATAAATCCTATTATAGGTGGCTCGAGTCTCGTCCAGCATGCAGCGTGATAATAACCACCTTAGTGTAaggcttgagtggacgctcgagttgggcgtgcagcggggcggggcgtgcggcgtgcatgttaaacaaatgccaacgtatagtagcggccttagtgcacgctgctcaaatcacttgtgagcccgacgccacgctgcacgccccgccgaacgctccgcttcgagcgtccactcaggccttacacttagtcagGTTCaaaacaataaagaaaaacatacCTAAGTGTcataaatgtttattaaatcatacataattttaattaggtaggtactttgaaGAAATCACATCGAATCAAATcaagattaggtaggtacctagttatctTAAGCAAGCATTTATTTTGCTAAGTAAGGACGAAGAAAATAATGCTTCTTTCAAACGCCAGCAAGGCCGGCAGTGTTTTTCCCAGCCTCCTTGTTGGTGCTCTGATTATTTCCCTTTAGCATTATACGGTACTTATATTTAAGTCCTCCGTTTTGAAATTCGTGCATCATGCTAGGGTTCATACGTAGCACTCTACACTTCAGTTTATCAAAATTCTCTTCTATCGAAACCCCAGTGCTAATACAGGGCCCATGCAACACTGTGGAAGACTTGGGATCGGTGAAAAagaatttttcacctcagcagctcgaacaagggtactttgctacttaaaaacagtgagcaaaatcgcattttgctcactgataagacaaaatgagcaaaaagcgattttgctcactcagtgagcaaaatgcgattttgctcactgtttttaagtagcaaagtacccttgtttgagctgctgaggtgaaaacttaattgttggtatatcttaagaaaacatgagtgaataagtaagtgatgaagaaggaatacatttttcgggttctctaatatgttctcactgctgaggtgaaaagttttgtgaactacacgagatcaaagttatttacatctcgtgcgcttttgagtcccttactacgctcaagattctaaattagattcactcgctacgctcgtgaatctattatagaatctttcgcttgcacgggactcaaaataagcactcgaagaaatatcaaactttgatctcttgttgtacaaataactattgtaaaacCACTTTGAGGCGCAAAACTGCGTGTTATAAAGTTGTACAGCAACTAGAAGTCTTTCTCTAGCCTCATCCACTTTGATGTGTACCAAAAATTTGTGTGGTTTCAGATGCACCAAGTGAATGGTTCGTGGGCCGGTTAGGAGTCGTACTCTATTGACGTGACCGATGTTTTCCCGATGATTGTCTCTGAAGTGCGTCAGTATGTTTTTCGTTTTGTCTGAAAGCATAAAATGTTTCTTATGTTAGTGGTAACTATTATTGCGACGTGGTAAAAACTGGGTAAAAAGCCGGGACGGGACAGCAATAAAGGGAGATAATTATGATACCTATGTGTACAAAATCATGCAAGTATTTTTCCGCGAGGCTGGGATAGGTAGGTAGCTATTTGACAAAgactatatatacctacagattggtttttttacaaaaatcaatTTACCTTGCCAAGCACAAGTTGCAATAAGCCCGTTCAGCGGACACAGGATATCCATAAAAATGCACTCCTTCATGTGTTGCATCATCTGTTCAGAGTCGAAATGCAATATGCAGCCATCTTTCGCGTTTGGACACGGTTTCTTGCCCTGAAACAATTTTTACAATAGTTAAGTAAGAATGAagtaaggtaaagggccccaagttcgtgttagtacgttacctatttcgttagttttgtttctggcgcaaataataaggaattcaagtattttttatttaaattatacagtatatgaaaaaaatctgtattatttaatctcttcaataaaataataaccaatattttagtgattaaactgagagtaatacgacggtcgaaactgtcagacggccgcgaacagctgtgttatatgcgtgcactttttgtaggcgtaaggtgcgcgctctcacttgttaagcttataggaaggaaaagctaaacccattcgaataaaagtttttgggagtgtttctgtgggttccttagtaattgatttgataagaaaaaatattgaatatatgcatagaaataccttaaaattgcaataaatcgactcacgaaatagcggtcattttatttttcgtgtGGCTCCTATTTCGTGCCACTAACGAATCAAGGATTTTCTAGATACATTTTGagtgcttgtttttaaatagaaaaacgaagataattaaaaaaataaattagaaaataattaatgtatttcatgaagtttcgtatgagctaaattcggtatatgtttttttcactagaattctcataaaatgagtttgaatgtgacccgagtttaaatttttaaggtaTATTCCACGTATAATCTGATATTAActacttttatttataattcaatttatttgatatatttttgtgtaagtacctatgtttatatttaacgtataagatatatatatattttttttattttttttatattttaacttttttatttttttatttatatagttcggcttttaatcaagtattaaagtacccatatggtttacgaagtcttaattcaattAGCCCAACGGTTTTCAAATAGcctatattgtatttattttacaagcttttatttagcttgCAATGTACCTTACTAAATattgtatgtttgtacgggtcaaatcttgcaagttga from Cydia amplana chromosome 19, ilCydAmpl1.1, whole genome shotgun sequence harbors:
- the LOC134657329 gene encoding ribonuclease H1-like, whose product is MSYNSNKNYYGNSSRNNHGGFERDHEGYTHVYTDGACSSNGQQGARAGYGVYWGDDSRYNRSQPVSGRATNNTAEIQAATEAMRTARENGITKLAINTDSKFLKDSATKWMPGWQDNGWKTASGEPVKNQADFKEMIRAQGNLDVKWNYVKAHDGSHGNEMADRFAKEGAAKYK